Proteins found in one Brevibacillus brevis genomic segment:
- a CDS encoding response regulator transcription factor, which yields MKRILLIEDEMPIARLVQVYLERAGYEVKWNVGDHEAIPTFLSWKPDLVLLDLMLPDHDGLNILDQIRQYGSCPVIIITARGTVPDKLKGLAQGADDYIAKPFDPEEVLARVQAVLRRSSYIAEADTIRLGTLSIDVTAQNALIGKAPLSLMPRDWQLLVFLARHPNQCFSRDQLLDQVWGMDFEGGDRSVDTAVKRLRKSLLPWPTSEGEISTIRGMGYSLRVY from the coding sequence GTGAAACGAATTCTACTCATCGAGGATGAAATGCCGATTGCCCGACTTGTCCAGGTCTACCTGGAACGGGCGGGCTATGAGGTAAAATGGAATGTGGGTGATCACGAGGCAATTCCGACTTTTCTCTCCTGGAAACCAGATCTTGTCCTGCTTGACCTGATGCTGCCCGATCATGACGGCTTGAATATACTCGATCAGATTCGCCAATACGGCAGCTGCCCTGTCATTATCATCACGGCGCGCGGTACCGTGCCAGACAAGCTCAAAGGTCTGGCACAAGGGGCAGATGATTACATCGCCAAGCCATTTGATCCAGAAGAAGTGCTCGCCCGTGTACAAGCTGTGCTCCGCCGTTCCTCTTATATCGCCGAAGCAGATACGATCAGACTCGGGACACTTTCCATAGATGTTACGGCCCAAAATGCCTTAATCGGGAAAGCACCCCTTTCCTTAATGCCAAGGGATTGGCAACTACTTGTTTTCCTGGCGCGACATCCGAACCAATGCTTCAGCCGAGATCAGTTGCTGGATCAGGTGTGGGGAATGGATTTTGAAGGGGGCGATCGCTCTGTGGATACCGCAGTGAAGCGCTTGCGCAAAAGCTTACTGCCGTGGCCGACTTCTGAAGGGGAAATCAGCACAATCAGAGGAATGGGGTATAGCCTGCGTGTTTACTAA
- a CDS encoding sensor histidine kinase: MFTNRSTSTRAAVPLLRYWTWRYALILSVILFGIGFFGIYWINKATTEQQFQVLEARTELLADSYTKVLLAKDTSTSSVKIEDLAQTTVGISNQAVTAVTGPGSPAIPGTATPAANTATIAFRVMPTVPIDHVVQIYDDAGKTFKKDMLNQTTTATIAQLPTPAQPVDKTKEIREVVATKGATWLRVGVPYYEHNAVAGTYYVSTPLNNDLVHTYITIMVSIGIITLCGWAIVYVLSRSLTQPLRQLAIAAEQISSGNYTPPLPNSSKIKEAEISQLVHSFDEMAKRLGQLERMRTDLLAGVSHELRTPVTSIRGMIQAVKDGVVKGTDADEFMQISMDEAKRLQTMVNDLLDFSSMEAGEVFVEKQSIQINSTLDQIVAQVQALPSFADVTVTVNPTGSEIVWVGDESHVKQILLNLLGNSAAANATQIEISVHNQRDFLSIDVTDNGKGISESEVPFIFERYYRGDSKRKKKHGLGLGLTISRLLAKAHGGNVELIRTSPEGTTFRLTLAHPDTSA, translated from the coding sequence GTGTTTACTAATCGATCTACTTCTACCAGAGCTGCTGTACCGCTCTTGCGTTACTGGACGTGGCGCTATGCCCTGATTTTATCGGTCATTCTTTTTGGCATTGGGTTTTTTGGCATCTATTGGATTAACAAAGCAACTACAGAACAACAGTTTCAAGTATTGGAAGCAAGAACAGAGTTGCTCGCTGATTCGTATACCAAGGTGTTGCTTGCCAAGGACACCTCGACTTCTTCTGTAAAGATAGAGGATTTGGCACAAACAACCGTTGGTATCTCCAATCAGGCTGTCACTGCTGTGACTGGCCCTGGGTCTCCGGCTATTCCTGGCACCGCAACACCTGCAGCCAATACTGCCACGATCGCATTTCGAGTCATGCCGACTGTCCCAATCGATCACGTGGTACAGATTTACGATGATGCGGGCAAGACGTTCAAGAAGGATATGCTGAATCAGACGACGACCGCTACCATTGCGCAGTTGCCGACTCCTGCCCAGCCTGTGGACAAAACAAAGGAAATACGGGAGGTCGTTGCCACAAAGGGTGCTACCTGGCTGCGTGTAGGTGTCCCTTACTATGAACACAATGCAGTCGCAGGCACTTATTACGTCAGTACCCCGCTTAACAATGATTTGGTCCACACCTATATCACGATCATGGTTTCCATCGGGATCATCACCTTGTGCGGTTGGGCCATCGTCTATGTGCTGTCTCGCTCGTTAACACAACCCCTGCGGCAGTTGGCAATAGCGGCAGAGCAAATATCCAGCGGGAATTATACGCCTCCCTTGCCCAATTCTTCCAAAATCAAAGAAGCGGAAATCAGTCAGCTGGTTCATTCTTTTGACGAAATGGCGAAACGGCTTGGACAACTGGAGCGGATGCGCACCGACCTTTTGGCTGGTGTCTCCCATGAACTGCGTACCCCTGTCACCTCGATCCGCGGGATGATTCAAGCGGTCAAAGACGGCGTTGTAAAAGGTACAGATGCCGATGAATTCATGCAAATCAGCATGGACGAAGCCAAGCGACTCCAGACAATGGTCAATGACCTGCTCGATTTTTCGTCGATGGAAGCAGGCGAAGTATTCGTCGAGAAGCAATCCATTCAGATCAACAGCACATTGGATCAGATAGTCGCACAGGTGCAAGCCTTACCGTCATTTGCAGACGTAACTGTGACAGTAAACCCGACTGGATCAGAAATCGTTTGGGTCGGCGATGAATCACATGTTAAACAAATTTTGCTCAATTTATTGGGAAACAGCGCAGCCGCAAATGCAACGCAAATCGAGATCAGCGTCCATAATCAAAGGGATTTTCTCTCCATCGACGTGACTGACAATGGAAAAGGGATTTCTGAGTCAGAGGTTCCATTCATTTTCGAACGGTACTATCGCGGCGACAGCAAACGTAAAAAGAAACATGGATTGGGACTGGGCCTGACGATTTCGCGACTATTGGCAAAAGCACACGGGGGAAATGTCGAATTGATTCGGACTTCTCCAGAAGGAACAACCTTTCGTCTGACACTGGCCCATCCAGATACATCCGCATGA